In a genomic window of Nocardia fluminea:
- a CDS encoding AAA family ATPase, giving the protein MQTPAVGRHEEIARLRAAVVAAASGAGRFVLVSGTAGIGKSWLAEHVGTLAAEAGLLIVRGNAVDDAGMPPLWPWRRAARELPELAAALDTVTEPGGGPAGQRFRMFSEVADVLVAAAAPSGLLLVLEDLHWSDPTSLALLTHVATETPRTKVLIVATAREPMGETLLAHQPDWLRLPHFQSLSVPGLSEPEVRYWLEQRGLTPDLAQRVHERTGGTPLLVRLVIDSDMGTGDDPLLSVPGIRRLILAQLDRLDTADVEILSAAAVLGERIDTELLAQVYGAIPPSEPGAPRDQTGDPVARALDAATAAGIVRRFADATTGFTHALVRDAVYADLAPSRRAACHRAAAEALAARGGPDSAVAGAIATHWRQASGCADSPSGRQWSRRAARSARASAAYAEAIRFGQWAIDAAGASASDAERAELLIELARDEFAAGWVATSLDHCVEAGACAEQADRPDLLAEAGLVVQGVTTPTVMTQLDLLCGKALRLLEPGEHPDLIARILAQRALSAADRGAGVRARELSDQAMRAAERSTDPDVVLDAIHARHLSLAAVDFLDERTALATRAIEIAADAEQPLARLWGYVWTADAALQRGDLPGFDNALDHIELLADRRRLPIARWHLLRLRATRAALIGDFPAALDFDTAAHELAVGIGDYSLAGLHHAFRGMYAVIVGHIDRAELTAALASLAFAPKITIAQLFAPLLHAMAGDLEEARALFAPFRLLPDTLEIGPRWAGTVYSVGLVAELLDDAETADRVFRAFGGREHHYAADGTGALICLGSIARIRADNARVAGRLDAAVDLYHQGLAMDTEIGARPFVALGHLGLARTLLARGDLSAAREVADRAAAAFRRLEMPYRLRSADALLTDITAATRTADPLTRREREVHDLVATGMTNREIANRLVLSERTVETHVRNILAKLAVTNRTELTRGPH; this is encoded by the coding sequence GTGCAGACTCCGGCCGTCGGACGGCATGAGGAGATCGCCCGCCTGCGCGCCGCCGTGGTGGCAGCGGCCTCGGGCGCGGGTCGTTTCGTGCTGGTCAGCGGCACGGCGGGGATCGGTAAATCGTGGTTGGCCGAGCACGTCGGCACCCTGGCCGCCGAGGCGGGACTGCTGATCGTGCGCGGCAATGCCGTCGACGACGCGGGGATGCCGCCGCTGTGGCCGTGGCGTCGCGCAGCCAGGGAGCTGCCCGAACTGGCCGCCGCCCTCGACACCGTCACCGAACCCGGTGGTGGGCCGGCCGGCCAGCGCTTCCGGATGTTCTCCGAGGTCGCCGATGTCCTCGTCGCGGCCGCCGCGCCGTCGGGTCTGCTGCTGGTGCTCGAGGATCTGCACTGGTCGGATCCGACGTCGCTGGCTCTGCTCACCCACGTGGCGACCGAAACGCCGCGTACCAAGGTGCTCATCGTCGCCACCGCCCGCGAGCCGATGGGCGAGACCCTGCTCGCCCACCAGCCCGACTGGTTGCGCCTACCGCACTTCCAATCCCTGTCCGTACCAGGGCTTTCCGAGCCCGAGGTTCGCTACTGGCTCGAGCAGCGTGGCCTGACTCCTGATCTCGCGCAACGCGTGCACGAACGCACCGGCGGCACTCCCCTGCTGGTCCGGCTGGTCATCGACTCCGATATGGGCACCGGCGACGATCCGCTCCTCTCCGTGCCGGGGATCCGCCGCCTTATCCTCGCCCAGCTCGACCGGCTGGATACTGCCGACGTCGAGATACTCAGTGCGGCAGCCGTGCTCGGTGAACGCATCGATACCGAATTGCTGGCTCAGGTCTACGGAGCGATACCGCCGTCGGAGCCTGGTGCACCCCGAGATCAGACCGGCGATCCGGTAGCGCGGGCACTCGATGCGGCAACCGCAGCCGGTATCGTCCGCCGATTCGCGGACGCCACAACAGGTTTCACGCACGCGTTGGTGCGGGATGCGGTGTACGCCGACCTTGCCCCATCGCGGCGAGCGGCCTGTCACCGAGCAGCGGCGGAGGCATTGGCCGCGCGTGGCGGACCGGATTCGGCAGTGGCCGGGGCGATCGCGACCCACTGGCGGCAAGCGAGCGGCTGCGCGGACTCGCCGTCCGGTCGCCAGTGGTCCCGTCGGGCCGCGCGATCGGCTCGCGCGAGTGCCGCCTATGCCGAGGCGATCCGATTCGGGCAGTGGGCGATCGATGCCGCGGGTGCCAGCGCGTCCGATGCCGAGCGCGCCGAGCTGCTGATCGAGCTGGCGCGCGACGAGTTCGCCGCGGGTTGGGTGGCCACGAGCCTCGACCATTGCGTCGAAGCCGGCGCATGCGCCGAACAAGCCGACCGTCCCGATCTGCTCGCGGAAGCGGGTCTGGTGGTCCAGGGCGTCACCACCCCCACGGTGATGACCCAACTGGATCTGCTCTGCGGCAAGGCTTTGCGGCTGCTGGAACCCGGCGAGCATCCCGACCTGATCGCCCGGATCCTGGCGCAACGCGCGCTGTCCGCCGCCGACCGGGGCGCGGGCGTCCGGGCCAGGGAACTCTCCGACCAGGCCATGCGCGCCGCCGAACGGTCCACCGACCCCGACGTCGTCCTCGACGCGATCCACGCCCGCCATCTCTCCCTCGCCGCCGTGGACTTCCTGGACGAGCGAACGGCGCTCGCGACCAGAGCAATCGAGATCGCGGCCGACGCCGAGCAGCCGCTCGCGCGACTCTGGGGATATGTGTGGACAGCTGACGCGGCCCTGCAACGCGGCGACCTGCCCGGCTTCGACAACGCCCTCGACCACATCGAACTGCTCGCCGACCGCCGCCGCCTCCCGATCGCCCGCTGGCACCTGTTGCGTCTGCGGGCCACGCGCGCGGCCCTGATCGGCGACTTCCCGGCCGCCCTCGACTTCGACACCGCGGCTCACGAACTGGCGGTCGGTATCGGCGACTACTCCCTCGCCGGCCTGCACCATGCCTTCCGTGGCATGTACGCCGTGATCGTCGGTCACATCGACCGTGCCGAGCTCACCGCGGCGCTGGCTTCGCTGGCCTTCGCCCCGAAGATCACGATCGCCCAGCTGTTCGCCCCGCTGCTGCACGCGATGGCAGGCGATCTCGAGGAGGCGAGGGCCCTGTTCGCGCCGTTCCGACTGCTGCCCGACACCCTCGAGATCGGCCCGCGCTGGGCAGGCACCGTGTATTCGGTGGGCCTGGTGGCCGAACTCCTCGACGACGCGGAGACGGCTGACCGCGTCTTCCGCGCCTTCGGCGGCCGTGAACACCACTACGCCGCCGACGGAACCGGCGCGCTCATCTGCCTCGGTTCGATCGCCCGCATCCGCGCCGACAACGCCCGCGTGGCAGGCCGTCTCGACGCGGCTGTCGACCTCTACCACCAGGGCCTGGCGATGGACACCGAGATCGGCGCCCGCCCCTTCGTCGCCCTCGGCCACCTCGGCCTCGCTCGCACCCTGCTCGCCCGCGGTGACCTGTCCGCCGCCCGCGAAGTCGCCGACCGGGCAGCCGCCGCCTTCCGCCGCCTCGAGATGCCCTACCGCCTGCGCAGCGCCGACGCCCTGCTCACCGATATCACCGCGGCCACCCGCACCGCCGACCCACTCACCCGCCGCGAACGCGAAGTGCACGACCTCGTCGCCACCGGTATGACCAACCGGGAGATAGCGAACCGCCTCGTCCTGTCCGAACGCACGGTGGAAACCCACGTCCGCAACATCCTCGCCAAACTCGCCGTCACCAACCGCACCGAGCTCACCCGCGGTCCCCACTGA
- a CDS encoding HSP90 family protein → MEQVFQVDLRGIVDLLSHHLYGSPRVYVRELLQNAVDAITARHALDPRARAQVRIETPASTGDGTIRVHDSGVGLTEAEVHTFLATIGRSGKRDDLGFARHEFLGQFGIGLLSCFLVADEAEVLTRSARGGPTVRWTGFADGRYRVEPAARERDEPGTTVILAPRRGAEQWLTPTTVVELARLFGSLLPFEVTVDGQSITEPEVPWRATHPTPSDRANALAAYAEDIFGFTPFATFDLACAESGVTGVAFVLPQPVNPAAKAGHRVYLKRMLLAESVTGLLPDWAFFVRCVVDTTELRPTASREALYEDDLLESTREALGGRIRDWLVELSTSDPSALHRFLRIHDLGVKALALHDDDMLRLVDRWLPVETNAGQISLAEFRRRFGEVRYTPSVEEFRQLAAVASAAGIGLVNGGYSYITDILERLPAIDPEIRVRRLDPAELATHFDLVDPATELALRPFLSTAQRVLDRLECEVVLRTFDPPSLAALYLLDRDAAHRAELRATREVADELWADVLGAFDTDRAGDRPQLVLNHRNPLVRRITGLADARLVTTAVEALYSQALLLGQHPMRPVDTALLNKSFVGLLDWAVHDPRGEL, encoded by the coding sequence GTGGAGCAGGTATTCCAGGTCGACTTGCGGGGCATCGTCGACCTGCTCAGCCATCACCTGTACGGCAGTCCACGGGTCTACGTCCGCGAGTTGCTGCAGAACGCGGTCGACGCCATCACCGCCCGCCACGCCCTCGACCCGAGGGCTCGCGCACAGGTCAGGATCGAAACGCCCGCGAGCACCGGCGACGGCACCATCCGCGTCCACGACAGCGGTGTCGGCCTGACCGAGGCCGAGGTGCACACCTTCCTCGCCACGATCGGCCGCAGCGGCAAGCGCGACGACCTCGGCTTCGCCCGCCACGAGTTCCTCGGCCAGTTCGGTATCGGGTTGCTGTCGTGCTTCCTGGTCGCGGACGAGGCCGAGGTGCTCACCCGGTCGGCGCGCGGCGGCCCGACTGTGCGCTGGACCGGCTTCGCCGACGGCCGCTACCGCGTCGAGCCTGCCGCGCGGGAACGCGACGAACCCGGCACCACGGTGATCCTCGCCCCTCGCCGCGGCGCCGAGCAGTGGCTCACGCCGACAACGGTCGTGGAGCTGGCACGGCTGTTCGGCAGTCTGCTGCCGTTCGAGGTCACCGTCGACGGGCAGTCGATCACCGAGCCCGAAGTTCCTTGGCGCGCAACGCACCCCACTCCGTCGGACCGCGCGAACGCGCTCGCCGCGTACGCCGAGGACATCTTCGGGTTCACCCCGTTCGCCACCTTCGATCTCGCGTGCGCCGAATCCGGCGTCACCGGCGTGGCTTTCGTGCTTCCGCAGCCGGTCAACCCGGCGGCCAAGGCCGGTCATCGGGTGTATCTGAAGCGAATGCTGCTGGCGGAGAGCGTCACCGGGTTGCTGCCCGACTGGGCGTTCTTCGTCCGCTGCGTGGTCGACACCACCGAACTGCGTCCCACCGCGAGCCGGGAAGCCCTCTATGAGGACGACCTGCTGGAGAGCACGAGGGAGGCGCTCGGCGGCCGGATCAGGGACTGGCTGGTGGAACTGTCCACCTCCGACCCGTCCGCGCTGCACCGTTTCCTGCGCATTCACGATCTCGGCGTGAAGGCTCTCGCCCTGCACGACGACGACATGTTGCGCCTGGTCGACCGCTGGTTGCCGGTGGAGACCAACGCGGGCCAGATCTCGCTCGCCGAATTCCGCCGCCGCTTCGGCGAGGTCCGTTACACGCCGTCGGTGGAGGAGTTCCGTCAGCTCGCGGCGGTGGCGAGCGCCGCGGGCATCGGCCTGGTGAACGGTGGCTACTCCTATATCACCGACATTCTGGAGCGTTTGCCCGCGATCGATCCCGAGATCCGGGTACGCCGTTTGGATCCCGCCGAACTGGCGACCCATTTCGACCTCGTCGATCCCGCGACGGAGCTGGCGCTTCGCCCCTTCCTGAGCACCGCCCAGCGAGTGCTCGACCGCCTCGAATGTGAAGTGGTACTGCGCACTTTCGATCCCCCGTCGCTGGCGGCGCTGTATCTGCTCGACCGCGACGCTGCCCATCGTGCCGAACTGCGCGCCACCCGCGAGGTCGCCGACGAACTGTGGGCCGACGTTCTCGGCGCCTTCGATACCGACCGGGCGGGCGACCGTCCGCAGCTGGTGCTCAACCACCGGAATCCGCTGGTACGCCGCATCACCGGGCTCGCCGATGCCCGCTTGGTCACCACGGCGGTCGAGGCCCTGTACAGCCAGGCGCTGCTGCTCGGCCAGCATCCGATGCGGCCGGTCGACACCGCGCTGCTGAACAAATCATTCGTCGGGTTGCTCGACTGGGCGGTTCACGACCCGCGGGGAGAGCTCTGA